GAAAATTTCAGGTAGAACTTTCAGATTAATTTTCTGTATGAATTAgcttacatttttcttttcctttttctccatcCTGTTCTCGCCTTTCTAGGAAAAAAGACGCCAAGCAGGAAACTTGGGATTCTTATATGAAGCAGATGTTCTTACATGGTCAAGAATTGACTTTAATTTTTCGTATATGGTAAAACTGCACTTTGACTGTTATTGATAATCTTCTAAATGTGGATCTCTGTGGATCTAATGTAACCCATACTAGATTTACATCTTCTAGGTACACAAGTGTTGCATGGAACTGTTCTGCTAGAATCATTTTCATTTGATACATATTCATGACATATTTCTGGATTATCGTTGTTATCTGCAGGTTATGTCTGGTGAAATATCTGGTGGTTTGCTCTTGCAATCTCCTTCTGTACATGACTCTGATCAAAGAGATATATTCTGCTTCTATCTTTTTCCTGGAAATCACCAGCATGGAAAGGTTCACTAACATAATAATCATAATTAGTATTTGTCTCTGATGCCATTCAAGtggatctttttatttttatttttatgcatGTTATCTTATTCTATGCAGAAGATTTCCTTATCTACTGGTGCATCTTCTTTCTGCTGTATGTTACACGTGTTGGGAAGAATTATTTATGTTTACTGAAGGTTAAATGTTCAATGAGCtaatgaaaatataaatttgGTTTTCTAATCACCAAATTCATTTGTAAAGCTGGAAAATCAGATCAGACTGTTAAAGTTTTCATTAAGTCAATTAACCAACAAAACTTATCCAACTTTTGGAGTTGGCTCAAAGTGCAGTCTGACTCCTAGGAAATATTAAATGCATCTGGAAAAGTGACCTTTAAATATAGCCATAGATAATTTTTGTTTCAGTTAAAACATGTCTCATATATGTACCGTGGGGGTACATATTTTATGTATACTTTATGGCCGGTAGGCTTAGTTAGTtactttatttgttttgcttcttttttttcccctagtTAGTTTTTATATTGCTTCCTATTTAGACTTCTATTGTATCCAGGATTGGTAAGCTTCTAGGCTTTCCTATCTCTTGTAATTGGATCTTATATAAACAtgtaaaagggggggggggggactgctTGTACATGCGATTCTGCTAATTTCTTAGGCAGTCTCTCCCTCAATTCTTTTCAGTATTAGAGCCatggtttaaaatctcgtttcgttttggtgtttcggtctgactgaaatttctgagataccaaaatttcgtcgaaatatggtattttctCTATGaattttgcttggccatttgtgggtgtcaaatgccaaaatgaccgagatttccgaaatgagatgaccgaaattttctgaaaattttgaaatatcaccgaaaatttttaaatattgcattttttcaattcaatgttgctttccaacaaatccaagattgtttaaatccgatttatattaaaggagttatgttccggtctacgttaatttggtgtgcatgaATACTATCAAAATGTCTCtgattgaaaataattttttagacatcaaagcaaatgaatattttaccacactttagGTTTTTAGCattgttttaccatattaagatttatggaattttttgctttgaaaaaaaacccagattagaaagttaaaaatttcacttaccgctgaaaatccagtttttgttcttgaactggggggttgactttttatcaaGGTTCCAAAACTCGGTCTCGACTAGGTCGAGTTtttcgagatctcggcaagacaatgtattttttttatgtttcggaaTTATGTTTCAATGGGCATATGGCcctagttggctccgaaactttaaggtaagcttgttttaggcttaataaacatatttaaaggttcaaattgaaggaaaaaaaacacccttggatttgcacccttggttggcagtaaaggccgaacccttaatgtaatattgcctattttACActttgtttgaatgatatgagacataattggcaagtaaaacaagtaaattatgcacataatatataatattgaataattatttaagaaatagttaaagacttaaagtttctactgcaaaccacaagatacaatgaagtgttcacaatgcatattacataggcacccaacctaagtacaatgaataatacattggtcatagacaccttactacTCTAGTCGTTCATGtcttaactcccaagtcccaacaatacaatactatgactctatgagtactgaggagatcgagattctcgaaatatacgagatttcaccgagattcttgaaatattcgaaatctcggtcgagtttttCAAGCTTTTACATCTTTTATGAtatgtacagccatgtcggcttTGTTAGGGACAGTTCTGTCCATGTAATATTTTCTATTcgttataaatatatggcttggggtctgccttagactatccaagcattcagctctaGTTTTATTCCTGTTAACAGTTACTCTAACCATTATGTATTTGTATGACGACAGGGCTCTAAGGTGGTAGTATTAATTGTTTGTATATGACATTATTATATCTGGGGATGATGCATCTGGGATTGCAAAAGTAAAATCTTATCtacatcagcattttcagatgaaaggCTTGAGTGTCCTtaggtattttcttggcattgaagtaCTATGGAGTAAGAAAGGAATTAgtctatcaaaaagaaaatgtgTTCGACCTCTTGTCTGAGACTAGTGTGCTTGCCTCTAAACcaattgatactcctatggatcctcattAGAAGTTTGGGACTAGGGATAGTGAAGAATTTGATGATAAGCACTAGTACATGAGAGTAGTAGAGAAACTTATTTATCTAACAGTTACTAGATCTGACATATCCTTTGATGTTGGTGTTataagccagtttatgcaatcaCCGAAGAAGGTTCACTAAGGCAATTTGTCGTATCTTAAGGGGGCTCCAGGGAAGGGGCTCATTTATTGTCCTCGTCATAACGTTGATCTAGTAGGTTTtccgatgctgactgggctggtacTGATAGCGATAGGTCTATCACAGGATATTGCACGTTTGTTGGTGGCAATCCAGTCACCTAGAGGAGTAAGAAGCAAACAATTATGGCTAGATCCAGTGCTGAGACTGAGTATAAAGCGATGGCTAACATTGCAACCGAGTTGATGTGGTTGAGATCGTTGCTTCAAGAGTTGGGTTTTCTAGTTACCcaacctatgaagatgtattgtgataatcaagttgctATCTACATTGCCAGCAACCCGGTGTTTCAAGAGAGAACCAAGCACGTTGACGTTGACTGCCATTTTCTGCAGTGTGCTATCATGAGAAAACTGATTGTTACTCCTTTTGTATCTTTTGCTGATCAGCTTGGTGATGTGTTTACCAAGCCTCTGTTTGGTCCTACCTTTCGGAAAGACTACATCAAGCTGGGCATGAGTGAcctgtatgctccagcttgagggggagtgttaaaacaTGTCCCATATATGTACCATGGCCCGTGGGGGTACATACTTTTATGTATACTTATGGGCGTAGGCTTagttaattagttactttatttgttttgcttttagtttgtttcctatttAGACTTCTATTGTATCTAGGATTTGGTAAGCTTCTAGTGTTTGCTACAGTTTTACCTAAAAGCTCGAATTGTTAGGGAAGGGTAGCATCCATGtatatacatcaacactcccccgcacgtgcaggccaagatcccatggtctttgCACGTGGAGTTCACGCAACATTTCTTCGTGTGTTACCAAGGGAGAAGAAGTGTCAGCCCATACCCGATTTTTGCACTTCCCAAGAGTCAAATACTCgacctccctgctctgataccatgttcactaccgtttcacctaaaagctcaaactgtTGGGGAAGGGCAGCGTCAATGTAGACATCATTATCTAGGCTTTCCTATCTCCTGTAATTGGATCTTATAGAAAGTAGAAACACATAAGGGGGGGGGACTGCTTGCACGTATGATTCTGCTGATCTCTTCGGCAGTCTCTCCCTCTTCTCGCTCTTTCTTTCTCGTGTAATTACTGGTTTCTAGTTTCTGATATTGTTAGAAGGACAGTATCTTCCAAATGGGGCTGCTAATAGACGGGCCAAATGTCTGTTGGGCCCATTCTACTATGAACATCGATCTGAGTTCTATTTGTAGGCCATGGCTTTCTAGCTAAATAGGCTACACTGGATAGATGAAGCAATTCTTCTAAAGTTGTGGGGTTGATGTGCTTTTCTAGCTTGTTGAATTCTGGGTCCAACCTATTATAAACCTTACCCTGGGCTACATTCATGTGTTTATGCTTGGTTTCTTAACTAAATGGGTTAGACTTAGACCTTGGCCTTAGAAGCAGAGGCCTATGGGCTCATACTATGATTTGTTCACTCCCCGCTCCATTTATGCAATGGGTCTTCACAGGTTATCTTTGGTTGCTGATATTCTTGATCAGGATGGCtgggctcccccccccctctggcAACTCTCTTAGCCTTATTTGGAGTGAGCTCCCCTCTATTCCAAGAAGGCCTACTGCCCGAGGAGATTGTGTTCTTTGGATATCAAACAGATCTGGCCTTTTCTCTTCTAAGGAAGCTTGGAACTACATACGTTTGAAAGGCCAGTTGGTACCTTGGCGCAAgtttctttggttcaagcaccacattCCTCGCCACTGTTTTACTGCTTGGAGGGTTTTCAACAACTGTCTCCCAACCCAGGATTTTCTTCGAAGCCGCCAGATCAAGTCTCTTCTCGCTTGCCTTTCTTTGGAACAATGCGAAGACTTGACTCACcttttctttgagtgccctaccTGCTGCtatttggaaaggcatcctcCTCAAGTGCTGGCCGGTCCgtagaagaattctccctttctctagagagtggatttgggttgatatgaccttCGCTGGCTACTCTATTTGTGATGTGGTAGGGAAGCTGGCTTTCTGTGCCActatcaaccatatttggatggagcgtaatatcaggaaatggtcCTCCAATTCTCATCCTTGccaaaagatttgggattccatctcctttgagattaaagcaaagttatcgcTTGTCCCCCCCTCTAGTTGTttagactccccaaggaacaggctcattgttgactCCTGGGGCCTCTCTAatgtttctcttgtttcttcagCCTCTCCTAGCTAAGGCTTTGGCTGTTTGTGTCTTTCTTGCCCCTAGGGGCCCTCtgtaattcttttcttctcttcggtaatgaaattatttattcacccaaaaaaaaaatttgaataatttAATCATTGATTTGATTAAGATTGAATCATCAGGTTTGCATACTTTAATCTTAGCACTTAGTAATTTAAAACTCACTAAATGCTTCTTTTAATAagtcaaaaatattttattaaggGGACAATATCCGGCCAGACTCAGCAGAATACACCAAAATACAGAAGATGGCTACTAAGTGGGACCACCATGCACAAAAGGTCTGTCATTTGCTCTGTATGAAGTATATACTCTCACTTTTGAATTCTTCACAATTGGATGCCCGAAACATAAGATCCTTAAACCTTGTAGCTGTTATTTGCAGGTTCATTCTCTGATACCCTTTGAATCCTTTACAGGATTGTTCTTATGTTATGTTTCATGAGTTATTAACAATGTGCTATCTGGTGTGCTTGCTTCTAAGATCTAATAATATTCTTGTTTTTGCCTATCAAAAAAGATATTGTGTTATTAATTTATGGAGATTAAAAAATGTGGTGCACCGTTctgtattttttataattaaattctACTTTCAGTCTAAAGACAAATTTCTTAAATGGTTATATGATTGTTGGAATCAATCCTGCACTataatttttgttatttgttttttcAAGTTAGTTTTCTGTTTGTATAATGTTCATATGaccactttctttttttatttactttttgtcCACTCTTATCTCATTCTAATTAATTGAATAGGCTTTCAGAAAGGAAGTGGTATTTATTGTCGACATTAGTGGGAGTATGAAAGGAGGGGCCCTTGAAAACCTAAAGAATGGGCTATGTGCAGCTCTCTCCAAACTCAATCCAGAAGACTTATTTAACATTATAGCTTTCAATGGACAGACATACTTATTTTCATCATTATTGGAGCTGGCAACCaaggaaaaaattgaaaaggcCTCTCAATGGATGAACTTAAACTTTATTGCTGTGGGTGGTACAAacattttgcttccgctaaatCAGGTACATAATCTGCTGGACTAGTTTTTAGTGATCAATTCAACTCAGCTAAACCTTTTCCCAACTAGTTTTTAGTATAGTACTGGTGTTATTACATTCTCAATCTCAAATAGATGCACATTTtagtgtaaattttttttttgagcatCGTATTATTTGATTGATGAATTCTTTATGGGCTTTATTTCCCATAATTTTAATTGCATGCCACACGGTGGGCTAGTGTATCAAGTGTCAATATGTATTGGGCTTATCTGCCCTATACATATTGCATATACAGGTAATCAAGACGAGATGGTGggataagaaacaaaaaaattaaaaaaaataggtgtCCCGGGTCGTATCGACCCAAGACGGTCGATATGGGTCAATACGACCCGAGACACCACGATGTCTTGAGAACTCTGCCACAGCCAGCAGCAGAGCCACCAcacagcagtagcagtagcagtagcagtggcAGAGGAAGGAAGTGCATGGAATCAGTACATAAAGTGGCAGTGCAtggaagcttcttcttcttcttccattgtgccacatggaaggaTGATTCGGTAAATCCAATCGTTAAATAGGAAAGGCATGGTTTAGATTGGTTACACGTCAATTTTCACAGCAAAACTCAATCTTTTACCCCCCATGTATTGGCatcttttccttgtatttttagcCATCCATTTGTTTTTCTAAGTATAAGGAATCTTCGAAGCTTTATATTGTCACACGGCCAAGTCGAATTGAGTTCAAAATTTACAGGTAATCAGGGTATCATGGGGCATACTTGTACACAAAAATTTGGCCCTAACTGATATGCCACATGATGGTCAGACCTAATTACTGTTTATATTTAAGGTGTATTATGCTTCAAAACAATATTTTGTATGTATCCTGTATTCCTGTATCAATAACAAAACCTGAATCAGTACCTGGTtgtaagaaagaagagaagagagaagtccaagagaagaagagatgatgagAGAAGGGAAGTGAACACATCCGGTGGGAGATTGTATTTATattgaacaaaagaaacaaattacaATAGGACCACCGGGTCCACAACTAATGACTAGACTTAAGGCTTAAAGACTTAAAGACTGGACATAAGTGACTTTACATGTAAATAAGAAAGACATCACAATACTACCCATAAGAGAACTGACACACTTAGGTCGCACCCATAGAACCGGCACACTTAACATATCCTATGCATATTTATTCGTTTCTGAAATGTTTCCATGCATATCTTTAGCATATCTTGCATATCTCCGATACAATACTGGGGCGTCTCTTAAATCCACCCTTCCCATACgttgaccgataccgatactcaACACCTTGCGATGGGCTAGTTGAGACCTTCAAGGTCTTGCCTCTTATTTGTGGCTTATCCTAGAGGCTCTTCTCCAAGGCATCAACCAGATGGTTTGGATTATTCCTCCATAGCTTGCTACATATTTCATGTGTCCTACTTCTTATGTTACTTCTATTTCTATTAGCACTGAGAATTTTCACATTTTAGTTCTTCACTGATATCAATTCTAAATGGTAATTTTTATGGTTATTGGCTCATCTGCTCTACTTCAGGCGATGGAGATGTTATCAAATACCTGTGATTCTATTCCTCTCATTTTTCTAATTACTGATGGGTCAGTTGAAGATGAAAGACACATTTGTGATGTTATGAAAAATTATCTGACAAATAGAGAATCAATGGCTCCACGCATTTCTACTTTTGGTATAGGTATGGATTCTTAAGTTTCAATTCCATAGGTATGAATTCTAAAGTTTCAATTCCTTCCAACATCTTTCACTTTACTGAGTAGTGTAATGAATGTTACTTCCTTGcatacatttttctttttgaataaAGATCTCTGGCAAATGGGATATTTGATCTGTGTGTGTATGTTGGGGGGTGTGGGAGGATATGAGCAGATTCTGGTTCCTTGTGATTGATTTCTTGCAGAGTTTCTGTTTCTTCCAATACTCACTCACACACTCTCTCCAACCTCTCTCCCCCACACATATACTCCCCCACACATATACACACACCAAGTCTACAAATCACGCAAGCACATGAACATAAACAGTTGTTAATGACTCACCAAGCTTCTATCAGCATTGCCTTGATGGGAACCTACTCACCCATGTGGTGACCCCCAGACCAACATGAGTCTATCAGGGCCaatggcatgatgccttagtgGGTACCAGCCACAGCATTGGTGTCAATAAGTTTCAGGCTGGACATGTGGCCAAAATGGTTTCGAAAGAATGCAGTCCATTGGGTCTACCTTGCTGTACACCCATAAATACACTCGTGTGTGCTCGCAGCCTACTTATTTTATTTGTCTGCACTTCAGCAAGCTTTAACGGACATTATGTTATGAAAAGTACACATGTCTGCTATTTATTTGCAGAAATAgtgtagtttttcctttttctgttaaTCCCACTGATTTATGATCTAAGACACTACTATCCAGGTTCGTATTGTAATCATTATTTTCTGCAAATGCTTGCACTTATCAGTGGGGGTCGCTATGACGCTGCATATGATGCAGGTTAGTAATCttgttttataaaaataatgtgtgaatatttatttttttgcttagGATTTGCAGTATCTAACGAAAAGTTATACTTACAGTTATGGAGTTCTATGTGAATGTAATTTTTAAGAACAGGGTATTCTGTTGGAAACTAATTACTTTTGCAATCTCTCTTTGTTTTGCAGATTCAATTGTGTTTCGTATGCAAAGACTATTTAGGACAGCATCGTCTACCATTCTTGCCAATATAACTATTGACACTTTAGAGCACCTTGATGCATTTGAGGTATGGTTCCTAACATGTCTTCTCTATTTAGATTTCTCTCACAGCTAATTGTTTTGACTTGAAAgcatagtccgaaatctcggGTCTCGAGGCCATCTCGGCCTttgaaaaaaccgagttgggccgagatctcgccgagatctcggcgagtttgtgcactttttttttttccgactcggaagcccatctcggtgggttttagacctctgttgggtctgaaaatcagtagacaacctattttaggccatttaaacataatggcattattagattttgcaaaaacaaagtccaaatatgacttttacatcggacccttagttggtaggcgacgacgtattaaaatagcatagtatatacattaatgacataatttatgtacatagaactcaaacaaaacatttaattaataggaaaacaagttaataagcattacaaacAATCAAAAACCTTCACAAACTTGAGCAATCCTCCAAAATTGAGCTGCAATCTTCACTTTGCCACCAAATTCAGCTTCCAAATGTTtcaatccaaccaaaaaatgaagaagggaagagaagattgagagaagaagagagttagAGAGAAGAGAGCCAAATAATAGAAAGCAAGGTTCGACAGAACCTTGCTGTTTACAGCATGTATATGCCTAACATTTTAAGTTAATGGGTAAAGTGAGTGAAGTGACCCATATCCAGCAACCGAGACCCGAAactcgacccgagatctcgccgagatcttgcaatttgtcttctgtttttcaATAAAAACTCAAGATGATATCAAgacgagatctcgccgagatatggtACTTTTCTGTTTCCCTTGCCATCTCAACTCGGCttgatcttggcgagatctcgcgagatttcggactatgcTTGAAAGTGAGCAACCGAATACctctatggttttttttttttctgcactGTTACCAAAATTATGTAGTTTGTGTATCTTAATACTGGTTATCATTCATATCTTTTTATAATTCAACCACATCTGAAAATGAGATATCATCCAGTTAATTGTATTTGGGGTGATCTGTCATGTCGACTAAGGCCAGATCAGTATTTGCTTATCTATGTGCCTTCACTAGTTGGGGTTTCCTACCTATCTTCTTATATTTTGCCAGAGATTGGCTTTTTGGATTGGAGATATTGACTTATTTGATGAaagcatctttctttttttaaattgtcAGTTGTCACTCCAATTTACATTTTGGTTTGGGCCATCTGGCTTCAATTATGATTAACAAtctttctttaatcttcatGGTAGGTGTACCCTTTCCATATTCCAGACCTCTTATCTGGAAGCCCATTGGTTGTGTCAGGTAGATACCAAGGAAATTTTCCAAACTCTCTGAAAGCTAGAGGTATGCTGGGAGATATGAACAATTTTGTGATAGAGTTGAAAGTACAAAAGACAAAGGACATTCCTCTTGACAAAGTGAGATTCATATGCTctgtttattatttaaatttttttccgGAAGTAATCAATGGTTATTTGCACCATGGCatagaaaaataatttttccATTCTATTTGAGGGTGTAAAATATTGAATCTATTAGGTGCAAGACATAAGAATTTGCTtgcaattgaaaaaaaaagaaggaataataAGATATTTTTTCCACTATGCATGATGGACATATTTCTTGTGGATTTTCAAAATCGAAAACATTATGAGatattctaaaaaaaattatgaatacCAGAAAACATTCAACTGTTGTTTCCTTGAAATAAAAGTCGGACTCAgaacatacttttttttttttaacccgaacttccctgggacccgggccagccccaaaattttattaaatcagaaaagaacaaagaatacaggggggacgttccgccttaccccagcccaaGAAGCAAAGATGCTCTCAAAACAAAGACCGAGCCTAGTCTGCCCTTACAGCATAGCCACCATGGGGAACCATACTCTAAGGATCGGCAGGCCCTCTCTATCCTCCCTAATAATACATTGAAAGCCACCCAATGGCATATTGTTCTGCTGGAAAGTTGTAGAGAACCCAGTGTCACAAGCCCGTTTGGCCAAGTAATTAGCAGCCCTGTTACTCTCCCTAAAGGCAAAAGCCACAGTAGCCCTCGTCGCATCGATCAGCACAAGAATCTCATTAAACCAGTACCACCCTTGCCACAGTCTACACCTCTTTAGATTTACCTGTCTAACCGTGGTGTCCGAATCTGAATGTACAACCACATCTTTGAAACCTAGATCCTGGCATAAGCGTAGGCCATCTCTTAAGGCTCTCAGTTCGGCTATAGAGTTGGTGCATCTCCCATAAAAATTTGAGAAGGCTGCCAGGACAGCTCCGTCCGCATTCCGAATAactcctccccaccccccaccccgtC
The sequence above is a segment of the Telopea speciosissima isolate NSW1024214 ecotype Mountain lineage chromosome 7, Tspe_v1, whole genome shotgun sequence genome. Coding sequences within it:
- the LOC122667907 gene encoding uncharacterized protein LOC122667907 isoform X1, whose protein sequence is MDEKIAVEKLAKARQNSFLKPQIFTVTIPEIDGGSNLSIKVSWSQKILYSDGQFSLNIPFSFPEYVTPTGNIISKIEKIQLNVNYGTETEILCKTTSHPLKEKRRQAGNLGFLYEADVLTWSRIDFNFSYMVMSGEISGGLLLQSPSVHDSDQRDIFCFYLFPGNHQHGKAFRKEVVFIVDISGSMKGGALENLKNGLCAALSKLNPEDLFNIIAFNGQTYLFSSLLELATKEKIEKASQWMNLNFIAVGGTNILLPLNQAMEMLSNTCDSIPLIFLITDGSVEDERHICDVMKNYLTNRESMAPRISTFGIGSYCNHYFLQMLALISGGRYDAAYDADSIVFRMQRLFRTASSTILANITIDTLEHLDAFEVYPFHIPDLLSGSPLVVSGRYQGNFPNSLKARGMLGDMNNFVIELKVQKTKDIPLDKIVAKQQIDVLTAQAWLLESKVIEEKVAKMSIQTSVPSEYTCLVLLQIDNGKQASKSFGIQEDSNKVDLQSSLESKGCKVILLQSLGLGFGNLNATAENIPPGSVEGDSSEPADILIKAALNCCGRLADCCCCMCLIKACSRMNDQCAVTLTQLCAVLSCFGCISWCSELCY
- the LOC122667907 gene encoding uncharacterized protein LOC122667907 isoform X3, whose translation is MDEKIAVEKLAKARQNSFLKPQIFTVTIPEIDGGSNLSIKVSWSQKILYSDGQFSLNIPFSFPEYVTPTGNIISKIEKIQLNVNYGTETEILCKTTSHPLKEKRRQAGNLGFLYEADVLTWSRIDFNFSYMVMSGEISGGLLLQSPSVHDSDQRDIFCFYLFPGNHQHGKAFRKEVVFIVDISGSMKGGALENLKNGLCAALSKLNPEDLFNIIAFNGQTYLFSSLLELATKEKIEKASQWMNLNFIAVGGTNILLPLNQAMEMLSNTCDSIPLIFLITDGSVEDERHICDVMKNYLTNRESMAPRISTFGIGSYCNHYFLQMLALISGGRYDAAYDADSIVFRMQRLFRTASSTILANITIDTLEHLDAFEVYPFHIPDLLSGSPLVVSGRYQGNFPNSLKARGMLGDMNNFVIELKVQKTKDIPLDKVAKMSIQTSVPSEYTCLVLLQIDNGKQASKSFGIQEDSNKVDLQSSLESKGCKVILLQSLGLGFGNLNATAENIPPGSVEGDSSEPADILIKAALNCCGRLADCCCCMCLIKACSRMNDQCAVTLTQLCAVLSCFGCISWCSELCY
- the LOC122667907 gene encoding inter alpha-trypsin inhibitor, heavy chain 4-like isoform X2; this encodes MDEKIAVEKLAKARQNSFLKPQIFTVTIPEIDGGSNLSIKVSWSQKILYSDGQFSLNIPFSFPEYVTPTGNIISKIEKIQLNVNYGTETEILCKTTSHPLKEKRRQAGNLGFLYEADVLTWSRIDFNFSYMVMSGEISGGLLLQSPSVHDSDQRDIFCFYLFPGNHQHGKAFRKEVVFIVDISGSMKGGALENLKNGLCAALSKLNPEDLFNIIAFNGQTYLFSSLLELATKEKIEKASQWMNLNFIAVGGTNILLPLNQAMEMLSNTCDSIPLIFLITDGSVEDERHICDVMKNYLTNRESMAPRISTFGIGSYCNHYFLQMLALISGGRYDAAYDADSIVFRMQRLFRTASSTILANITIDTLEHLDAFEVYPFHIPDLLSGSPLVVSGRYQGNFPNSLKARGMLGDMNNFVIELKVQKTKDIPLDKIVAKQQIDVLTAQAWLLESKVIEEKVAKMSIQTSVPSEYTCLVLLQIDNGKQASKSFGIQESSLESKGCKVILLQSLGLGFGNLNATAENIPPGSVEGDSSEPADILIKAALNCCGRLADCCCCMCLIKACSRMNDQCAVTLTQLCAVLSCFGCISWCSELCY